The Kribbella jejuensis region CAGCCGTCCGCGACGCCCGCGGGGTAGAGGGCCGCGACAGCCTCTGGTCCCACCCCGACCTGATGCCCAGCACCAGTGACCTCGACGACCCCATCGGCTTCGCCCAACACGCCGGCGAACTGTCCAACATAGACATCACCGACTTCCTGGACACCCCCACCAACCCCGAAGAAGACAACGGCGACACCCCCAAGTAGGGGGTGAGTCCCACCGCAGCTCGACGGCGGTCCGGAGTGGATGCGGGAGACTGGGCGGATGCTTCGTGTAGATGCGGTTGGGGTTTTGGAGAGGTGGAATGCGCCGGATGGGGAGCAGGAGGAGTTGCGGCGGCATTACCTGAGGCATCTGGCTGAGCACGTGGACGGGATGTGGCGGACGTGCCGGCCGGAGCATGTGACCGCCAGTGCGTTGGTGGTCGATGCGCCCGGCGAGAAGACCCTGCTGACGCTGCACAAGGCAGTTGGGCGTTGGCTTCAGCTCGGCGGACATTGCGAGCCTGGCGACACCACCTTGACCGGCGCGGCCCTCCGCGAAGCAACTGAGGAGTCCGGGTTGATCGGGCTGACGGTCGGCCCGCAGCCCCTTCATCTCTCGCGCCATCTCATCGAGGCCGGCGGTTGTGCGGGCGCGTACCACCTCGACGTCCAGTTCTTGGTGACCGCGACCACGGATACCGAGTACGTGGTCAGCGACGAGTCGGAGGATCTTGCCTGGTTCCCTCTCGATGCCCTGCCACCCGACACGGACGCCAGTGTCCAGGCTCTCGCGAGTCGCGCACTTCAGCACATACCCCACGTCTGAGACGGGACAGAACTGTGGGCCGGCTCAACTCAGCCGGCCCACTTCCCCGCAACAAGCCCCCCAGCCCTGCTTCCCCCGCCGAGACCGCTCCCCGTGCCCCCACTGGCAATGCGCCCCGTGCACCCCACTTGCTGGTAGCGATCCCCGTGTCCCCGCTAGTGGTTCCCCGGCACCCCACTGCTACTGGCAATGCTCCCCCGTGCCCCCACTGCTGGTAGCGCTCCCCCGTATCCCCGTTGGTGATACTGCTCCCCCCGCGTCCGCTGGTACAACCCCAGCGATCCCGCTGGTACAACCCCCCAGCGATCCCCGCTACTACAACTCCCCCGCGATCCCCGCTGGTGCTACTCCCCGCGATACTGCGTCCCCGCTCCCCCGCGATACTGCGTCCCCGCTCCCCCGCGTGCTGCGTCCCCGCTCCCCCGCGCGTACTGCGTCCCCGTCCCCTCGGCACGGTCCGTTGACCCTGCCGTCTTCCTGCCCCCGTTGATGTGGCGTGTCCAGGGTGGCGCGGTCCCCCGACCGCGCGGTTGGTGCCGTTCCCCGCCGCATCCCCCCGGTGCGGTTGGGTTCGTCGAGTACCGCCCCTGAACGGCATCGGCGAGGGTGCTGGGCTTCCCCCGAAGACCCTGCTGCATGGTGAACGAGTGGGTGTGGAGAAGGTGACGGGTCAGGAGTGACGAAGTATGGATCTTGTCGCGTCCCAGCCCTCAAGTCCCGGATCCAGTCGCGCTATGTCAGCATTCGATCGCAGACGGTGCCAACCAGGGCCGATCGCGACCGCGTGCCGGCGCGGTTTGCGGGCTTCCAGCTCGGCGAGCGGGGTGTCGAAGGTCGGCGCGAGTTCGGCGACCCAGTCCGCGACCGGCACGTTCACTCCGATCGCCGCCAACGTGCCGTCCTCCGCCGGAGTCACCGCGATGTCGGCATGAGCGAGAGCGCGGAACAGCTTGCCGATCAACAGCCCAGGCAAGTCGGGTACGTCGTGCGACACCGCAACGACCGCCGCGGCCGACCCCGCCTGTGACAACGCGTCCAGCACGGGCCGCGCAGGATCAACGGCGTACGTCGGCGTCCCGGGCCAGGTCAGTGCGCTCATCTCGGCCACGGCGCCCTCGTCGCCAGCAACCGCGACGGCGACCTCGACCCGATCCAGCGCGGCCAGGACTTCGTACGTGTCCTCGGCCAGCGCGAGCCGCCACGCCTCCGGATCGCGGCCGGGCGGAGCCCACGTACCAACTCCCGGTACGACGACAACGACGACCCGGCGGTCCGTCATGCGGGAGTACTCGAGTCGTAGGCGTCGCGGGCGGCGGCAACCTCAGGCATATGGCCGTCGGCCCAGGACTTGATCGCGGAAATGAGCGGCATCAGCGTGCCGCCGAGTGGCGTGAGCTCGTAGTCGACGCGGACCGGTACGGACGGCGTGACCGAGCGAGTCAGCAGACCGTCGCGCTCCAGCGAGCGGAGCGTTTGCGTGAGCATCTTCTCGCTGACGCCGGCGATCCGGCGGGACAGGTCGGAGTATCGCTGGGGACCGTCGGCGAGGGCCGTGAGGATCAGGGTGACCCACTTGTCGCTGATGCGGTCGAGGAGTTGCCGCGCCGGGCAGGTCGCCAGGAACGCGTCGTACTCGCGCGCCGCTTCCTCACGGCGCTGGGCGGCGGTCCGGGTCGGCATGGCTCTCCTCCTCGTACGGTACGCACTCCGAAGTACGTACTTCCCGTCAGAGAGTAGCTCTCCCACAGTGGTGTACACACCACGAAACAAGGAGAGAAACGATATGCGCGCACTGGTGGCCCGGCGGCTCAACGGGCCGGAGGCGGTCGAGTTGATCGAGACCGCCGTACCCGAACCGGCCGCGGGCCAGGTACGGATCAAGGTGGCTGCCGCCGCGGTCAACCCGGTGGATCTGGCGATCAGCAGCGGGGCCCTCGTCGAGGTCGGGCTGACGGCGCCGCGGGAGCAGTTCGGTCTCGGCTGGGACGTCGCCGGCACGGTGGACGCCGTCGGACCCGGCTGCCAGCTACAGATAGGTACGCCGGTGGTCGGCGTGGCGGATCGTCTGGCGCAGAGCCTCAAGACGCATGCGGAGTACGTCGTACTGGACGCCGGCACGGTCACCGAAGCCCCGCATGGCGTGGAGCTCGAGAGAGCAGCCACGTATGGGCTGAACGGTCTCACGGCCTTGCAGGCGGTCAAGGCGGTCCGCGGAGAGACCGTGCTCATCACAGGAGCAGCAGGCGGCGTCGGCGGCTACGCCGTGGAGCTGGCTAAGCACTTCAACAAGACCGTGATCGCCAGCGCAGCGCCAGCTGACGAGGACCTGGTTCGGAGGCTCGGCGCGGACCATTTCATCGACCGCAACGATGACCTGGCGGCAGCGGTACGGCGAATCGCACCGGCCGGCGTTGACGGTGTCGTGGATGCTGCGGTCGCCGGAATCGGCGCACAGGAGGCGGTCCGCAACGGCGGACGGCACGTACACCTACAAGGCGGCCCGCGACCGCCGCACTTAAGAGGGATCACCGTGGAGCAGGTGTTCATCCACGTGAACCAGGAGCAGCTGGCAGAGCTCACACAGCTTGTAGAAAAGAACGTGATCTCAACGCGGATTGCCGACACCTACGAGCTCGGTGACGCTCAGCAGGCCTACAAGCGGCTCGCGGAGGGAGGGGTCCGCGGTCGGCTGGTACTCGCGCCGTGAACGTCAGGCGATCGCGGACAGCTCGGTGCTGATGAGACCGAGGCGTAGTGCAGTCATAATCGCGTTCGCGCGGTTGGTCGCGCCCAGCTTGTCGTAGAGCCGGGACACGTACGTCTTGGCCGTCGACAGGCTCACGAACATCGAGCCCGCGATGGCCGGTACGGACTGCCCGGTCGCCAGCAAGGACAGGACCTCACGCTCCCTCGGGCTGAGCGCCAGTGTGGCGGCCGTCGGCAGGGTGGCCTGTCCGCGACGCGCGAGTGCCGACGCGAGGCCTGTCGCGGTGAAGGACGCGGCCGCCACGGCGGCGTGCCGGATCGCCGCCAGCACCTCGGCGTTCGGGGCGGTCTTGGCCACGAACGCGGACACCCCGGTCTCCAGCGCGCGGAAAAGGACGTCGTCCTCGTCGTGGCATGTCAGTACGACGATGCCGAGCGACGGGTACCGATCGCGCAGTTCCCGGGCGAGGCGCAGGCCGTCGGCGTCCGGCAGGACCACATCGAGCACCACGACATCAGGATGAGCAACCGCGATCCGGGCGGGTGCCTCCGCGGCGAGGCCACACTCACCGACGATGCTGATCTCCGGGTCGGCGCTGACGAGTCCGGCCAGCCCGTATCTGGTCAAGGTGTGGCCGTCGACGACGACGACCGTGATCGGTCCGCTCATGATTTGCCCCCGTGGAAGCCCCAGCGCAGCGTGACGACTATCACGTGCTGTAATGATCATCGGGCATGCGTCACAGGTTGTTACGCCGCTCACGCTAGGTGTTTTTAATCTAAACGCCCTAAACACCTGGTTAACAAGTTGCGGACTCAACCAAGCAGAGCGCCGTACCAGGCGGCCAGCGGAGCGGCCGCGAACACGGCCAGCAGAACGCCACCGATCATGAACGGCCCGAACGGCAGCGCCGTCTTCCGCCCGCCCTGCCGGAAGGCCAGCACAGCGACGCCGACAATCGCTCCGAGCACGAACGCCGCGAAGGCGCCGACGAAGAACGCCTGCCACGAGAGGAACGCCAGTACGCCGCCAACGAGCCCGGCCAACTTGACGTCTCCCCAGCCCATACCGGCCGGGTAGACGAGCACGAGCGCCAGGTAGAACGCGAACAACACTGCCCCACCGATCAGCGCCCGCCCGAGCGCCCACCAGTCGTGTTCCAGAGCCGAAGCGCCGGCCAGCAAGCCGAGGAGGATCGGGTACGACGGCGCCACGATCGCATTCGGCAACCGCCGTACGTCGAGATCGATCAACGCCAGCGCAAGCCCCGCACCCGTGAACCACAGGTACGCCGGAATCGCCCCTCCCCCAACCCGCAATGCGACCGCCGCGAACAGCAGCCCCGTCACCAGCTCGACAAGCGGATAACGCACGCTGATCGGCAGACGACAGTCAGCGCACCGCCCGCGCAACAAGATCCATCCCAGCACAGGGACGTTGTGCCTGGGCCGCACGAGACTCCCACACTGCGGACAGTGCGACGGCGGCCTAACCACAGACTCCCCACGCGGCACCCGGTACACCACCACGTTCAGGAACGACCCGACCATCAGCCCCAGGACGCCCGCAAACGCGGCGATCATCCCGGCCTCGACCAACTGAGCACGGTGACCTGCCGGTGTCCCGGACTCGGCGCCATCGGGTTCGTGTCGACCAGCGCGACCTTCGATCGCAGCACAGGTGTCCCACCCGTCGAACACGGTCCGGCACCGGCGCAGATGTAGGCAGACAAATACAGACTGAACACGAAGCCCGGCGAGTCGTCAGGCACCTCGATCACGACCCCGCCGTAGTTGAAACTGCCTGTTTCCTTCACCCACAACGATCGTGCGATGACGCCGAACCGGAACACCTGCTCTTGGGCGTTGTTGAGCGTGATGTCCAGAGCCGCCTTCGGGGCGTAGGTCGTGCCTTGCACATAGAACTTGTTCGCGGGGTCGAGTTCAGACGTGACAAGGGCACAGGTCGTCGAATGCCCGCCGCTGCGCATGTACGGACCGGTCGCAACGCAGCCGCTGCTTGCTCGGAGGGTTGGCGGCAGGAAGGTGAGCTCCAGCTTCAGGCTGTCCACGCGCTCGATCCCGGCATGCTTCACCGTTGCCGAGTACGTCAGCTTGGTGGTGCTCAGCGTTCCAGCGTTCGCCAACTGTGCCAGTTGCCCGGTCAGGCCCTGGAACACATCGACAGAGTCCGTGTGCACCGCGGTGTCGCCGTAGGAGGGGAGCGTGACCGTGTACGGCGTACCGCCTGTCGGGCTGACCTGTACGGACAGTGTGTCCAGTGTCGAGCCCGCCGTGTTGCCGTGAACAGCGACCATCTTGGCGGAGGTGAGGATGGAGCCCGCAGGGATCGGGGTGGTGGGCTGATATCCGGTGACAACTACTTTGCCCGTCTGTTGGTTGCTCCCGGTCTTTGTCCAGGTAGCGCTCTGGCCGTCGGTCTGGCTGATCCAGCCCGCGTTGGTGAAGTCACCGGTGTCGGAGACTCCGGACATAGTGAGCGCGTTGGACCCGGTCCACGCCACGGGAGAGTCGGCGCCGGTGGTTTGCCCGTAGACCGCGACCGGCGCCTTGTTGGTGTGGTACGAGCCGCAGATCTCGGCCTGAGCCGATCCGACGATCAGTTGACTGTCCCCGCCGAAAATGAACTGGACTCCGACCGCGTTGGCGTTGTTGATCGGGTTGTCACACGCGCCCGGAATGCTCGGTGGAACGGCCGGCTGCGCGATCGGGGTACCGGCGGCGTTGACGGGCGTGCCGGCGACAAGGTAGCCGTCGTCGATTCGCCAAATGTCGTTGCCGGACGAGAGGAACGGGCTCGGGTTGGTGCCGCCGTTGCGGAAGTCGAAGTAGTACGTCCCGGGCTTGAACCACCAGACGCTGTGCTTGCACTGACTGTTCCCATGCATCATCGTGGTCAGGCCCACGGCATCGTCGTAGGCGCCCGGCTCGAAGACGACCACGGAGTTAGCGGTCGTGCAGCTTGGCAGTGCCCGACGGACAGGCGCTGCGACTGCATCGGAAACGTAATTGGGGTCGTCCCCGAGCGGGTTCGACGCATTACCGATATTGCAAGCCGGGGCCGGTGTGCTCTGGATCGATCCGGTGCAGGAGGTTCGGGCGGACGCGATGGCGTTGGTGTTGAGGGTGCCGTTGACGACGTTGATGTTCGAGTTCGAGAAGACGTTGCCGTGGACCCGGAAGGTCGAGCCGGTGTTCTGGGTGATGTTGAGACCGTCCTCGGACGTCCGGCCCAGGGTCAGGATCGCGTTGCCCGGGCGGTTGCAGTTCGAGAGGGATGGGCATTGGATGCGGACCGTCTTGGGGTCGGCTTGGCAGGTTATGGCGGCTGAGTTCGAGCCGTAGAAGTTGCTGAGCTGGAGGGTGTTGCTCGCGCCGAAGCAGGGTTGACCGGCGTTGTCGTTGTAGGCACTGTTTCGGAGGTTGTTGATGGCGGCCTGCATGGCGCCGTCGGCGCTGTAGGTGTTCGATGCTTGGTCGCGGAGGCCGACCGTTGTGCGGACGCTGGTGTCGGAGAGGGTCAGCAGGGCGGAGAGGCTCAAGGCAATGACCGTAATCACGATCAGGACCAGTACCAGCGCCGCCCCTTCATCTCCCTTGGCGCGGGCGATGCGCTTTCTCATTGCTGCCTCCGCTGGCCGTTGAGCGTGATCGGGTAGTCGGCTGCCGAGCCTTTGGTGACCTGGAACGTCAGCGAGAGCTGGTTCGGTACGGCGGTTGCCTCGCAGGTGCTGGAGCACGTCACGGAGACGCTCCCAGGTTTCACGTTGTGGGCGAGGACGACATCGGCGGTGGGCGTCGTCGCCGGGCCGAGGCACTTGATCCGGTGCAGTTCGCTGACGGCGCCGACCGGCTGCAGGTAGTACGCGACGACGTTGGTCGTGGGATCGGTGTTGGAGACGGCCGGGTCCCACGCGTCGGACAGCAGCCGCACCACCGCAGCAGGAGTGGCCGACGTACCGCACGTGTAGCCGCCGGCGTTGTAGGCCGCGTTCAGCTGGACGGACTGCTTGAACGGTACGGCGTTCGCGTTGATGTTGGCCCAGTCCCGGAGGCCGAGCTCGGCGACGTCGCGGGCGAAGTACGACGCACTGATCTGCGCGTCGTGCGACAACGCGAGCCGGTCCGACGTGTCGGTGGTGTTCCGGAAGGCACCGATCACGACGTTCGCCAGCGGTACCGTGATGACCGCGAGGATCGCCACTGCGACGAGCAACTCGACCAGGGTGAACCCGTCGTCGGTACGGCGTACGCGGGTCAGCATGTCGTGTCCAGACCGCACGGCTTGCGCAGTACGACAGTGACTCGCTCCGTCGCGCGGCCGTCGGTGCTCGCGACCTGGACCGTCAACTGCTGCAGGCCGAGATCGGTCGTGCAGCTGGTCTGCCACGAGCTGCCGTTCCAGTACCGGATCGAGCCGGCGACGATCGACTTCGTGTAGCCGGTGGGGACCGTGAAGGACGACAGGTTGTACGGCGTGATCGAGCCGCAACTGTCCACATAGTTGCCGTTGGCTACGAATGTCTGGATCGCCTCGGCGTAGTCGCGGACCGCGGTGCCGGCGGTGGCCTGTTTGCGATGTACGTCGGAGACGAGCACGCTGGTGACCAGACCGGCCATGATGGCAACCACGGCGATTCCCATGATCGCCACGGCGATCAGTAGCTCCAGCAGCGATTCGCCGCTTTCGTCCTGGGTCATGTCTGCACCTGGCGGAAGATGCCGTACATCGCGGAGACCAGAGCGACGGCCACGAAGCCGACGATGAGACCCATGACGACGATGACGAGGGGTTCGAAGAGGCCGATGAGCTTCTTGAGCTTGTAGTCCAGCTCACCCTCATAGTAGGCCGCTGTGACTTCCAGCTGGGTGTCCAGCGTGCCCGTCTCTTCACCGACGCGCATCATCTGCGCGGCAGTCTTCGGGAACAGTTTGGTGGCGGCCAGTGGACGGGCCAGGCCCTCACCTTCCAGCAGAGCTTCGCCTGCCACGCCCAGCGAGCGGCGGAAGACCAGGTTCGGCAGCGACCCCGTGGCAACCCGCAGAGCCTCCGGGAGCTGAACACCCGCACCGACCATCGACGACAGGATCCGGCAGAAGCGTTCGACCAGCGCGAACTGGATCGTCCCACCGAGCACCGGCAGCGCGAGGAACACCCTGTCCCGCAGGTAGCGGCCGCCTTGGGTCTGGACGACGCTGAAGATGAGCAGTGCGACTACGGCGGCACCGCCGGCCAGCGCCCACCACCATGCGGCGAAGAAGTCCGTGACCGCGAGCAGCATGCGTGTGGGAAGCGGCAGCGTCGCATGCAGGCTGGCGAAGAAGTCCTTGAACCGCGGTAGTACGAAGGCGGCCAGCACAACCACCGTCACCAAGGACATGATCGCCACGATCGACGGATAGATCATGGCCTGCTTCACCTTGCGCCGTGCTTCCAAGTCCCGTTCCAGATACCTGGCCAGTTGCCCGAGTACCGTGTCGAGCTGACCGCTCAGCTCTGCCGAGCGCAGGATGCCGCGGTAGAACTCGGGAAAGATCTTCGGGTGCCGGTCGAAGCAGTCCGAGAGCTT contains the following coding sequences:
- a CDS encoding NUDIX hydrolase; the encoded protein is MERWNAPDGEQEELRRHYLRHLAEHVDGMWRTCRPEHVTASALVVDAPGEKTLLTLHKAVGRWLQLGGHCEPGDTTLTGAALREATEESGLIGLTVGPQPLHLSRHLIEAGGCAGAYHLDVQFLVTATTDTEYVVSDESEDLAWFPLDALPPDTDASVQALASRALQHIPHV
- a CDS encoding DUF2064 domain-containing protein yields the protein MTDRRVVVVVVPGVGTWAPPGRDPEAWRLALAEDTYEVLAALDRVEVAVAVAGDEGAVAEMSALTWPGTPTYAVDPARPVLDALSQAGSAAAVVAVSHDVPDLPGLLIGKLFRALAHADIAVTPAEDGTLAAIGVNVPVADWVAELAPTFDTPLAELEARKPRRHAVAIGPGWHRLRSNADIARLDPGLEGWDATRSILRHS
- a CDS encoding winged helix-turn-helix transcriptional regulator; the protein is MPTRTAAQRREEAAREYDAFLATCPARQLLDRISDKWVTLILTALADGPQRYSDLSRRIAGVSEKMLTQTLRSLERDGLLTRSVTPSVPVRVDYELTPLGGTLMPLISAIKSWADGHMPEVAAARDAYDSSTPA
- a CDS encoding NADP-dependent oxidoreductase is translated as MRALVARRLNGPEAVELIETAVPEPAAGQVRIKVAAAAVNPVDLAISSGALVEVGLTAPREQFGLGWDVAGTVDAVGPGCQLQIGTPVVGVADRLAQSLKTHAEYVVLDAGTVTEAPHGVELERAATYGLNGLTALQAVKAVRGETVLITGAAGGVGGYAVELAKHFNKTVIASAAPADEDLVRRLGADHFIDRNDDLAAAVRRIAPAGVDGVVDAAVAGIGAQEAVRNGGRHVHLQGGPRPPHLRGITVEQVFIHVNQEQLAELTQLVEKNVISTRIADTYELGDAQQAYKRLAEGGVRGRLVLAP
- a CDS encoding response regulator transcription factor, encoding MSGPITVVVVDGHTLTRYGLAGLVSADPEISIVGECGLAAEAPARIAVAHPDVVVLDVVLPDADGLRLARELRDRYPSLGIVVLTCHDEDDVLFRALETGVSAFVAKTAPNAEVLAAIRHAAVAAASFTATGLASALARRGQATLPTAATLALSPREREVLSLLATGQSVPAIAGSMFVSLSTAKTYVSRLYDKLGATNRANAIMTALRLGLISTELSAIA
- a CDS encoding prepilin peptidase, which gives rise to MIAAFAGVLGLMVGSFLNVVVYRVPRGESVVRPPSHCPQCGSLVRPRHNVPVLGWILLRGRCADCRLPISVRYPLVELVTGLLFAAVALRVGGGAIPAYLWFTGAGLALALIDLDVRRLPNAIVAPSYPILLGLLAGASALEHDWWALGRALIGGAVLFAFYLALVLVYPAGMGWGDVKLAGLVGGVLAFLSWQAFFVGAFAAFVLGAIVGVAVLAFRQGGRKTALPFGPFMIGGVLLAVFAAAPLAAWYGALLG
- a CDS encoding prepilin-type N-terminal cleavage/methylation domain-containing protein produces the protein MLTRVRRTDDGFTLVELLVAVAILAVITVPLANVVIGAFRNTTDTSDRLALSHDAQISASYFARDVAELGLRDWANINANAVPFKQSVQLNAAYNAGGYTCGTSATPAAVVRLLSDAWDPAVSNTDPTTNVVAYYLQPVGAVSELHRIKCLGPATTPTADVVLAHNVKPGSVSVTCSSTCEATAVPNQLSLTFQVTKGSAADYPITLNGQRRQQ
- a CDS encoding type IV pilus modification PilV family protein produces the protein MTQDESGESLLELLIAVAIMGIAVVAIMAGLVTSVLVSDVHRKQATAGTAVRDYAEAIQTFVANGNYVDSCGSITPYNLSSFTVPTGYTKSIVAGSIRYWNGSSWQTSCTTDLGLQQLTVQVASTDGRATERVTVVLRKPCGLDTTC
- a CDS encoding type II secretion system F family protein — encoded protein: MTRYAYVAVAPDGQVAKGTTKAESREDAELALYERELRDIRVTEKRSVLQLEITPRRVKREEVMHLSRQLGAFIKAGMPLIDAVHSLGEESDNASVRRMMGEVEHGLRGGEKLSDCFDRHPKIFPEFYRGILRSAELSGQLDTVLGQLARYLERDLEARRKVKQAMIYPSIVAIMSLVTVVVLAAFVLPRFKDFFASLHATLPLPTRMLLAVTDFFAAWWWALAGGAAVVALLIFSVVQTQGGRYLRDRVFLALPVLGGTIQFALVERFCRILSSMVGAGVQLPEALRVATGSLPNLVFRRSLGVAGEALLEGEGLARPLAATKLFPKTAAQMMRVGEETGTLDTQLEVTAAYYEGELDYKLKKLIGLFEPLVIVVMGLIVGFVAVALVSAMYGIFRQVQT